From the Salana multivorans genome, the window GTCAGCCACGCCTCGACGACCAGCTCGCGAAGATCGTCGGGGGAGACGCGGTCCAGGCGGCACAGGACGGCCGGGTAGCCGTCGAAGTGCGGGATGGTGAACACCGTGTCCGGTAGCTCGGCGAGCAGCGCGTCCTTCGTCTCCAGCGAGTCGGTGCGGACGCCGAGGACGACACCGTCCGGCCAGGAGCTGCCGAGGCTCGCCAGGGTCGCGAGGTCGGTCTTGCTCGGGCCGCGCTCCCAGACGAAGCCGCCGCTGGTGGTGCGCCACACCGCGCCGCCGCGGTGGCCGTCGACGGTCTCGGTCACCCCGGGCAGCCCCATCGCGATCGCGCGCACGTCGTCGAGGGTTGCCATCCCAGGATTGTGCTCTCGACAGGGGTCGTCGCGCTAGGAGCAGGCCGGCCGTCGTTGGTGAGCTACGGCAGCACGGTGTACCCCATCTGCCGTGCCTTCGAGGCGAGGCGCTCGTCGAACGTCAGAATCGGGTTGGCGTCCGAGACCGGTCCGGCGCTGAGGATGACGAGACAGTCGGGGATGGGGAGTCCAGCGGACGACCTCATCAGCGCGACGTCGAGGGGCGACGCGACCCGATCGAGCGGTGAGACCCCCAGCTCCTGGATGGCGGCCCAGACCTGCTGTGCCGCCGCGCGGCCGAGCTGAGCGGGGCCTGCCAGGACCTCGGCGATCGTGACCTCGTGCATGCCGAGAGGTTTGCCCAGGCGGGATCCGAGGAGTGCGACGGCTTGTTCGTGGTTCGCGTTCGCGCCGTCGAGGAATCCGATGACGACGTTCGCGTCGAGAACGTTCACTCCGCCCACTCGGCATCGAGGTCATCGAGGACGTTCGGTGGGAACATGCCGGTGGCCGAGCCGGCGAGGTCCTCGAGCGGTGTGGGAGCGGTCCGAACGGCGTCGTGCAGAAGTCGTCGGAGGTACTCGGACTGCGAGATGCCGAGGCGCGCCGCGCCGGCGGCGATACGGGCAGCGTCCCCGTCGGGGACGGCTCGGACGAGGATGTCGACCATCCCAGAATGATAGCATGGTGCGATATCATCCGCTAGGGCTGCGGTCACTGTCGGCTGGGCCGCCGGAGCGAGGGCGTCCCGTCTCGACGTCTCGACCAGATCGTGCCGGCGCTCACCGCGCATTGAGGACGGTGGTGTGCTCACCGCGTTCCGCGGCCTCGACGGCGTCGCGTCCTTCGGTGCCGACAGCGCCGGGCTCACCTCGGGGAACGTTGCGACGCCGCTGGCCGACGGCGCGCTGATCGTCGACCGCGCCGGCGTCAACCTGGACAACCAGCCGATCGCTCCCGACCACGTCGTCGGGACGCTGTACGCGGACCGCGACGCCCGCGAGTGGCTGGCGACGCAGGGGTGTGGCTAGCCGTCCCGCGCGTCGTCCTCGGGGGAGCACGCGATGCTGCTCGCTGTCGTCCTCTTCGTTCTACTGGAGACGCTGCATA encodes:
- a CDS encoding MmcQ/YjbR family DNA-binding protein, translated to MATLDDVRAIAMGLPGVTETVDGHRGGAVWRTTSGGFVWERGPSKTDLATLASLGSSWPDGVVLGVRTDSLETKDALLAELPDTVFTIPHFDGYPAVLCRLDRVSPDDLRELVVEAWLTRAPARVARQWLADNAPADDDRLPRES
- a CDS encoding type II toxin-antitoxin system VapC family toxin produces the protein MNVLDANVVIGFLDGANANHEQAVALLGSRLGKPLGMHEVTIAEVLAGPAQLGRAAAQQVWAAIQELGVSPLDRVASPLDVALMRSSAGLPIPDCLVILSAGPVSDANPILTFDERLASKARQMGYTVLP
- a CDS encoding antitoxin; the encoded protein is MVDILVRAVPDGDAARIAAGAARLGISQSEYLRRLLHDAVRTAPTPLEDLAGSATGMFPPNVLDDLDAEWAE